A stretch of the Blastocatellia bacterium genome encodes the following:
- a CDS encoding inositol monophosphatase: MRNFAISTAIEAGKILRDYFGRKITISHKGQIDLVTEVDLLSEKYIKEQVGSHYPKHQILAEEGGFTASNSDYRWIVDPLDGTTNYAHGYPIFCVSIALEYAGKLVLGVVYDPTRDELFVAEKGLGATLNNRAIHVSETALLKDALLVTGFPYDIKTNSNNNLNYFSRFALTARAVRRDGSAALDLCYTAAGRFDGFWEMHLGPWDAAAGILIIAEAGGKITRFDGSDFELYPPKTRTLEVLATNKLIHEDMIKVLSDDFVLPKQ; encoded by the coding sequence ATGCGAAATTTTGCTATCTCAACTGCTATTGAAGCAGGTAAAATCTTAAGAGACTACTTTGGACGTAAAATTACAATTAGTCATAAAGGGCAAATAGACTTAGTTACAGAAGTAGACTTACTTTCGGAAAAATATATTAAGGAACAAGTAGGTTCTCATTATCCTAAACATCAAATTCTAGCGGAAGAAGGTGGATTTACGGCTTCTAATTCGGATTATCGTTGGATAGTTGACCCACTAGATGGAACAACTAATTATGCACATGGTTATCCAATTTTTTGTGTATCAATCGCGCTAGAATATGCAGGAAAATTAGTTTTAGGTGTAGTTTATGATCCAACTCGAGATGAACTTTTTGTTGCTGAAAAAGGACTAGGAGCAACACTTAATAATCGAGCAATTCATGTATCTGAAACCGCCCTATTAAAAGATGCTCTTTTAGTAACAGGCTTTCCCTATGATATTAAAACTAATTCTAATAATAACTTAAATTATTTTTCGCGGTTTGCTTTAACTGCTCGTGCAGTGCGTCGGGATGGTTCTGCTGCATTGGATCTTTGCTATACTGCTGCTGGTCGTTTTGATGGTTTCTGGGAAATGCACCTAGGCCCCTGGGATGCTGCTGCGGGAATACTAATAATTGCTGAAGCAGGTGGAAAAATAACTAGATTTGATGGAAGCGATTTTGAGTTATACCCGCCTAAAACACGTACTTTAGAGGTGCTTGCTACTAACAAATTAATCCATGAAGATATGATAAAAGTGCTTTCAGATGATTTTGTTTTACCTAAGCAGTAA
- a CDS encoding 2OG-Fe(II) oxygenase yields the protein MDKNSLINYEKLAEFDKKMFYEKETFPFASFYELLTPTSFQQLVSDFPSIEKFKKNENLTRKYNQRPHNRYYLSYKKSIEKGDNLGFIKHEELSKSWQQFINELESIKYQQFIKRLLGVSPFDLKYVLHIGINGSEVSPHCDVEDKLGTHLFYFNTRQDWQEEWGGATVILGQKQISALNPDFSDFKTKTPVPFLDNYSFLFKNVPQSWHGVERLNCPEGKHRRIFSVIFETPTSVSKTIKNKLEWLLKSF from the coding sequence ATGGATAAAAATAGCCTAATAAATTATGAAAAGTTAGCAGAATTTGATAAAAAAATGTTTTATGAAAAAGAAACGTTTCCCTTTGCTTCCTTTTATGAACTGCTAACACCTACAAGCTTTCAGCAGTTAGTAAGTGATTTTCCTAGTATAGAAAAATTTAAGAAAAATGAAAATCTTACAAGAAAATACAATCAACGGCCCCATAATAGATATTACTTAAGCTATAAGAAATCTATAGAAAAGGGTGATAATTTAGGCTTTATAAAACATGAAGAGTTATCAAAAAGTTGGCAACAGTTTATTAATGAGTTAGAAAGCATAAAATATCAACAATTTATAAAACGGCTTTTGGGAGTTTCTCCTTTTGACTTGAAGTATGTTTTGCATATTGGAATAAATGGTTCTGAAGTTTCACCACACTGTGATGTAGAAGATAAACTTGGAACACACCTTTTTTATTTTAATACTAGACAGGATTGGCAAGAAGAATGGGGAGGTGCAACTGTAATTTTAGGTCAAAAACAAATTTCTGCCCTAAATCCAGATTTTAGCGACTTTAAGACAAAAACTCCTGTTCCATTTTTAGATAACTATAGTTTTCTTTTTAAGAACGTCCCACAATCCTGGCATGGCGTAGAGCGTCTTAACTGTCCTGAAGGAAAACACCGTAGAATTTTTTCTGTTATTTTTGAGACACCTACTAGCGTCTCAAAAACTATTAAAAATAAACTTGAATGGTTATTAAAGAGTTTTTAA
- a CDS encoding carbonic anhydrase → MPKLNIINFTSTKHRIYLLILIVSISVLFLAGCKKGNTNNAPTNQPNNNQTNPNPTTETNNLPDTDAKSALDKLLQGNDRYINGNFAPRDLTKAKLAELAKGQNPHTIILTCSDSRVIPELFFDQSVGDLFVIRTDGNVLDKSVVVGSMEYAAEKLGTSLIMVVGHENCDAVLTATKEEPATGNKQFIVNEIKPALAKAKTLGSDLVNKTAEENVKLIVENLPKRSEILTNLVNDNKLKIAGGIYSLTEGKVTIVSDIN, encoded by the coding sequence GTGCCAAAATTAAATATTATTAATTTTACATCAACAAAACATCGAATATATTTATTAATTCTTATAGTGTCTATTAGTGTTTTATTTTTAGCAGGTTGCAAAAAAGGTAATACTAATAACGCTCCTACAAATCAGCCAAATAATAATCAAACTAACCCCAATCCCACTACTGAAACAAACAATCTTCCTGATACAGACGCTAAATCAGCACTAGATAAACTCTTGCAAGGTAATGATCGCTATATTAATGGTAATTTTGCTCCACGAGATTTAACTAAAGCTAAATTGGCTGAACTAGCAAAAGGGCAAAATCCTCATACAATTATTTTAACTTGTTCTGACTCTAGAGTTATTCCAGAGTTATTTTTTGATCAATCTGTAGGAGATCTTTTTGTTATTCGTACAGATGGAAATGTCCTAGACAAATCTGTTGTTGTTGGAAGTATGGAATATGCAGCAGAAAAACTAGGCACATCTTTAATTATGGTTGTAGGTCATGAAAATTGTGATGCTGTTTTAACTGCAACTAAAGAAGAGCCTGCTACTGGAAATAAACAATTTATTGTTAATGAAATTAAACCTGCTCTAGCAAAAGCAAAAACTCTAGGGTCTGATTTAGTAAATAAAACTGCTGAGGAAAATGTTAAATTAATTGTAGAGAATTTGCCTAAACGTAGTGAGATATTAACTAACTTAGTAAATGATAATAAGTTAAAAATTGCTGGTGGTATTTATAGTTTGACTGAAGGGAAAGTAACAATTGTTTCTGATATAAACTAA
- a CDS encoding TerB family tellurite resistance protein: MSNKDITEDYRNLSEEQYIRKQEEETRDRLRREEELKKQREEMGRIIGISDDELLVALQKQEYTAETVKLVELLPLVKVAWGDGSISSREKEELLKALEFKGIKSDSAVQKQIDKWLIESPSDSFFQTNLELLAKVFEKLPETEKSARRENILIYCNQIANASGSFLGVGSKVSEGEQKAIDLISRTLPK, from the coding sequence ATGTCAAACAAAGATATAACAGAAGATTACAGAAATCTTAGTGAAGAACAATATATTCGTAAACAAGAAGAAGAAACACGTGATAGGCTTCGTAGAGAAGAAGAATTAAAAAAACAACGTGAAGAAATGGGACGAATTATTGGTATTAGTGATGATGAGCTATTAGTAGCTCTGCAAAAGCAGGAATATACAGCAGAAACAGTAAAATTAGTCGAACTATTGCCATTAGTTAAAGTCGCTTGGGGTGATGGTAGCATTAGTAGTAGAGAGAAAGAAGAGCTATTAAAGGCATTAGAATTTAAGGGAATAAAGTCAGACAGTGCTGTACAAAAACAAATAGATAAGTGGCTAATAGAAAGTCCTTCAGACAGTTTTTTCCAAACAAACTTAGAATTATTAGCTAAAGTTTTTGAAAAACTTCCAGAAACAGAAAAGTCTGCCCGAAGAGAAAATATATTAATCTATTGTAATCAAATAGCTAACGCTTCAGGTAGTTTTTTAGGTGTAGGAAGCAAAGTTAGTGAAGGCGAACAAAAAGCCATAGACTTAATTTCTAGAACTTTACCAAAGTAA
- a CDS encoding glycosyl transferase, with protein METIQVYVGATEKELIPFKILEYSIVKNTKSIVNVFPLYQSNIKIPIAKDPKNQPFTAFSFQRFLIPEIQKFSGKAIYLDSDMIVFQDIKKLWEIVFEGAELLSLKQFKATLAQHSVLLIDCEKLKWDIKEIIKQLDQNIFSYRELMQDLIIAKNKAYTIPEEWNSLENFEKEKTALLHFTKIHTQPWLSTKNPLSYLWFQLLFEAIDKNIVSLDLIKEHIKAGFIRPSLVWQIENRVEDSQKIPSKIIQKLDNKFVNPLIKKLPILTRAKLFLINNWENITLR; from the coding sequence ATGGAAACTATACAAGTTTATGTTGGTGCAACTGAAAAAGAGTTAATACCATTTAAGATATTAGAGTATTCTATTGTCAAAAATACAAAATCTATAGTTAATGTATTTCCTTTGTATCAAAGTAATATTAAAATACCTATTGCTAAAGATCCTAAAAATCAACCGTTTACAGCATTTTCTTTTCAGCGGTTTTTAATTCCTGAGATACAAAAATTTTCTGGTAAAGCTATTTATTTAGATTCAGATATGATTGTATTTCAAGATATCAAAAAGCTTTGGGAAATAGTTTTTGAGGGAGCAGAGCTTTTAAGTTTAAAGCAATTTAAGGCAACTTTAGCACAGCATAGTGTTTTGTTAATAGATTGTGAAAAACTTAAGTGGGATATAAAAGAAATAATCAAACAACTTGATCAAAATATATTTAGTTATAGAGAGTTAATGCAAGATTTAATTATTGCTAAAAATAAAGCCTACACTATTCCAGAAGAGTGGAATTCATTAGAAAACTTTGAAAAAGAAAAAACAGCTTTGCTTCATTTTACTAAAATTCATACTCAGCCCTGGCTTTCAACAAAAAATCCACTAAGCTATCTTTGGTTTCAACTTTTATTTGAGGCTATAGACAAAAATATTGTTTCTTTAGACCTTATTAAAGAACATATTAAAGCAGGATTTATTAGACCTTCTTTAGTTTGGCAGATTGAAAATAGGGTAGAAGATAGTCAAAAAATACCTTCAAAAATTATTCAAAAACTAGATAATAAATTCGTTAACCCGCTTATAAAAAAGCTTCCAATTTTAACAAGAGCAAAACTATTTTTGATAAATAATTGGGAAAACATAACTTTAAGGTAA
- the lpdA gene encoding dihydrolipoyl dehydrogenase, translating into MKEYDVVVLGAGPGGYVAAIRASQLGLKTAIVEKQYWGGVCLNVGCIPSKALLRNAELAHIFKKEAKTFGIKVDGKVSFDYGEAFRRSRKVADGRVKGVHFLMRKNKIDEYEGWANFLDPHNLQVKLNKGGEEIIRFKHCIIAAGTTTRLIPGSKLSERVVTYEEQIMQDNLPSSIIIAGAGAIGVEFAYVMHNYDVDVTIVEFLDRVVPLEDEEVSAELHKQYQRSGIKIMTKTRVDNIEDTGKNVRVTVTGPDGTQQVLEADKILQAIGFKPRTEGYGLENTGVKLTERGAININGKMQTSVPHIYAIGDVTAKFMLAHVAESMGVIAAENIAGAETIEINFDMVPRATYCQPQVASFGYTEKQAREKGYDVQVAKFPFQANGKAHGLGDATGFVKLISDKKYGELLGGHMIGPDVTELLPELTLAQKWELTAEEVARNIHAHPTLSEAVKEAAHGLVGHMINF; encoded by the coding sequence GTGAAAGAATATGATGTTGTTGTTTTAGGTGCTGGCCCAGGTGGTTATGTAGCAGCAATTCGAGCCAGCCAACTAGGGCTAAAAACCGCAATAGTTGAAAAACAATATTGGGGTGGTGTTTGCTTAAATGTTGGTTGTATTCCTTCCAAAGCATTACTAAGAAATGCAGAACTAGCCCATATTTTCAAAAAAGAGGCCAAAACCTTTGGTATTAAAGTAGATGGTAAAGTGTCTTTTGATTATGGCGAAGCTTTTCGCCGTAGCCGTAAAGTTGCTGATGGCCGCGTTAAAGGTGTCCACTTTTTAATGCGTAAAAATAAAATTGATGAATATGAAGGCTGGGCAAATTTTCTTGATCCACACAACCTACAAGTCAAATTAAATAAAGGTGGAGAAGAAATTATTAGATTTAAGCATTGTATTATTGCGGCTGGTACAACTACTCGGTTAATTCCTGGCTCAAAACTAAGTGAAAGAGTTGTCACTTACGAAGAACAGATTATGCAAGATAATCTACCTAGCAGCATTATTATTGCTGGTGCTGGTGCAATTGGAGTAGAGTTTGCTTATGTAATGCACAATTATGATGTTGATGTCACAATTGTAGAGTTTTTAGACCGTGTTGTTCCTTTAGAAGATGAAGAAGTTTCAGCAGAATTACATAAACAATATCAACGTAGCGGCATTAAAATAATGACTAAAACCCGCGTTGATAATATTGAAGATACAGGAAAAAATGTTCGTGTTACTGTCACCGGGCCTGATGGTACACAACAAGTTTTAGAAGCAGATAAAATACTTCAAGCTATAGGCTTTAAGCCTCGCACTGAAGGCTATGGACTAGAAAACACTGGTGTAAAACTTACCGAACGTGGCGCAATTAATATTAATGGCAAAATGCAAACCAGCGTCCCCCATATTTATGCTATTGGTGATGTTACTGCAAAATTTATGCTTGCTCACGTAGCAGAATCAATGGGAGTTATTGCAGCAGAAAATATTGCTGGTGCTGAAACCATAGAAATAAATTTTGATATGGTGCCACGTGCAACTTATTGCCAACCTCAAGTTGCCAGCTTTGGTTATACCGAAAAACAAGCCCGTGAAAAAGGCTATGATGTCCAAGTAGCCAAATTCCCTTTCCAAGCCAATGGTAAAGCACACGGCTTAGGTGACGCTACAGGCTTTGTAAAATTAATTAGCGATAAAAAATATGGTGAATTACTAGGTGGACATATGATTGGGCCAGATGTTACAGAACTGCTACCCGAACTAACCTTAGCCCAAAAATGGGAATTAACCGCTGAAGAAGTCGCCCGAAATATTCATGCACATCCAACATTAAGCGAAGCTGTCAAGGAAGCGGCTCATGGCTTAGTTGGACATATGATTAACTTCTAA
- a CDS encoding FHA domain-containing protein, which yields MVRIEWPNSKQSPSGFDVLVEANASRIIKVGHPKTEVSPLALLQTVNARAFREHYLIVKPLTYLGRSQNVFSVEGLVQEKNHFAFSRTGDSINKSISRRHACIEFRDGQFFLKDCNSRRGTAIQRFKQGWQELTVPSNDIGVPLEDHDIIRLGNALVTFEHIKIEQLPDLLKRLFSEGHIDTGMLQDTKERQDNSQRTFTKLLKYFDT from the coding sequence ATGGTAAGAATAGAATGGCCTAATAGCAAGCAATCGCCCAGTGGGTTTGATGTTCTAGTTGAGGCTAATGCTTCGCGTATTATCAAAGTTGGACATCCAAAAACAGAAGTTTCACCTCTAGCATTGCTACAAACGGTTAATGCCCGTGCTTTTAGAGAGCATTACCTAATCGTTAAACCACTTACTTATTTAGGACGTTCACAGAATGTTTTTTCTGTTGAAGGTCTAGTACAAGAAAAAAATCATTTTGCTTTTTCTCGAACAGGAGATTCAATTAATAAATCTATTTCTCGTCGTCATGCTTGTATTGAATTTCGGGACGGGCAGTTTTTCTTAAAAGATTGTAATAGCCGCCGTGGAACAGCTATACAAAGATTTAAGCAAGGTTGGCAAGAATTAACTGTTCCGTCTAATGATATAGGAGTTCCTCTAGAAGATCATGACATCATTCGTTTAGGTAATGCTTTAGTTACATTTGAACATATTAAAATAGAACAACTACCAGATTTATTAAAGAGATTATTTTCCGAAGGCCATATAGATACAGGAATGTTACAGGATACAAAAGAAAGACAAGATAATTCTCAGCGTACATTTACTAAATTACTTAAATATTTTGATACATAA
- a CDS encoding 2OG-Fe(II) oxygenase, with amino-acid sequence MDSIIKNVTKSQIVEEPFPHLVLQNALAEELYKKLALSYPSLEIITKIKTPESNKRFNLSTSHALNSLTISSLWGDFLKTHTSQDFFDKFLDLFKEHILKIYPHFENKVGKLDKLTTGIRGINTFSQAKVLLDAQFAINTPVFGKPTSIRGTHLDRPNKLFTGLYYFRHPEDSSKGGDLEVCRLKKQDLILHEKEMDSQYFEVIKTIKYQPNTLVLFLNTVNSFHGVTVREVTTFPRLFINLLGEVQDPLFSLGKEQISLQKKIQRFFVKKVKRLVYG; translated from the coding sequence ATGGACTCCATTATTAAGAATGTAACTAAATCACAAATCGTAGAAGAACCTTTTCCACACTTGGTTTTACAAAATGCTTTAGCAGAAGAGTTGTATAAAAAATTAGCTTTAAGCTATCCATCCTTAGAAATAATTACTAAAATAAAAACTCCTGAAAGTAATAAACGCTTTAATTTATCAACATCACATGCCCTTAATTCACTTACAATTAGCTCTTTGTGGGGAGATTTTTTAAAGACTCATACTTCACAGGATTTTTTTGACAAGTTTTTAGACTTATTTAAAGAACATATCTTAAAAATCTATCCACATTTTGAAAATAAAGTAGGAAAATTAGATAAACTAACTACAGGCATAAGAGGAATAAATACATTTTCCCAAGCAAAAGTCTTGCTAGATGCTCAATTTGCTATCAATACACCTGTTTTTGGAAAGCCAACTTCTATAAGAGGCACTCATTTAGATAGACCAAATAAGCTTTTTACAGGTCTTTATTATTTCCGACATCCCGAAGATAGTTCTAAAGGTGGAGATCTTGAGGTTTGTAGATTAAAAAAACAAGATTTAATCCTGCATGAAAAAGAAATGGATAGCCAATATTTTGAAGTAATAAAAACTATTAAATATCAGCCAAATACTTTAGTATTATTTCTTAATACAGTTAATTCTTTTCATGGTGTTACAGTACGTGAGGTGACAACTTTTCCCAGGCTTTTTATAAATTTGCTTGGCGAAGTTCAAGATCCTTTGTTTAGTTTAGGTAAAGAGCAAATTAGTTTACAAAAAAAAATACAAAGGTTTTTTGTAAAGAAAGTTAAAAGATTAGTTTATGGATAA
- a CDS encoding archaemetzincin family Zn-dependent metalloprotease, with product MSLSQNYNSNKLNILLLLLQPIKNELINSLINHLEPLFNALCKVEIKQLNLEFAYNKKRQQYDSTAILAYLKPLSPNNYRTIAIFSKDLFSSGSTFVFGEAEVAGRIAIISLARLTDLNSQNFDSLISILCKEVTHELGHVIGLRHCLNKRCVMSFSANLEAVEKKQAKFCPDCLHTLAEILMYQNI from the coding sequence ATGAGCTTATCACAAAATTACAACTCAAATAAATTAAACATTCTTCTACTTTTATTACAACCTATAAAAAACGAATTAATTAACTCATTAATTAATCATCTTGAGCCTTTATTTAATGCCTTATGTAAAGTAGAAATAAAACAATTAAATTTAGAATTTGCTTACAATAAAAAACGCCAGCAATATGACTCTACTGCTATTTTAGCTTATCTTAAACCCCTATCCCCTAATAACTACCGTACTATAGCAATTTTTTCTAAAGATTTATTTTCAAGTGGCAGCACTTTTGTTTTTGGAGAAGCAGAAGTAGCAGGCCGAATAGCTATTATTTCCTTAGCAAGATTAACAGACTTGAACTCACAAAATTTTGATTCCCTAATTTCCATTCTTTGCAAAGAAGTAACTCATGAATTAGGCCACGTTATCGGACTTAGACATTGCTTAAACAAACGTTGTGTAATGTCTTTTTCTGCTAACTTAGAAGCAGTAGAAAAAAAGCAAGCTAAGTTTTGTCCTGATTGTCTGCATACGCTAGCTGAAATACTTATGTATCAAAATATTTAA
- a CDS encoding ferredoxin, whose protein sequence is MADKTKKHPENIFGRFYVDVECIDCDVCRDTAPSNFTRQDDDGYSYVYKQPESPEEEEQCQEAMDSCPVTAIGDNGD, encoded by the coding sequence ATGGCCGATAAGACAAAAAAACATCCAGAAAATATTTTTGGTCGCTTTTATGTTGATGTTGAATGTATTGACTGTGATGTTTGTAGAGATACTGCCCCTAGTAATTTTACTCGCCAAGATGATGATGGATATTCTTATGTTTATAAACAACCTGAATCACCAGAAGAGGAAGAACAATGCCAAGAGGCAATGGATTCTTGCCCAGTAACAGCAATTGGAGATAATGGAGATTAG
- a CDS encoding SBBP repeat-containing protein yields MYCLKKLWTYLKLSISLMVIFSLNLPILPSQIPLKFSSEASTVAASKNNADIDKTVYFEAINNNQFIAKTKAYQAEITANKINLLLNSQGNPNKQIQINFINSNAQSELVAENPLVGKSNYFIGNDEKNWQTQVKHYKQIQAKSVYPGIDLNYYGNNGQLEYDFLVSSKTNPQQIKLSYNGIEKLALADNGDLILTVANETIRQHKPIVYQVINNNKQFVDCSYLITDNTVSFNLAKYDPNHTLVIDPVISYATYIGGDGQDAINLNFTDSAGNFYLVGSSRSSNFPLVNPVQNRFKGSGELTIVKLNPNGQILYSTYVGGKNEERPLRMVVDNSGNIYVIGATNSRDLPLKNALQEVYTKTRLETFFVIKLDANGGLVYSTYLGGGGEVLDPFRFVVDDNGNFIMLGTTNFREFKLLNAFQTLYGNRDGVATNVSDLFLTKLNSNGSAIFSTYLGGIGNEEIAGLSLDPLGNIYVAGTTESKTFPKRNARQKKFAGGTDGFITKFNPRGEVIYSTFLGGSGFDDIRNFVVDTTGNITLVGKTGSPNFPIQSAFQSTLGGNDDVFITKLSDQGAIIFSTYFGGNDRELTSNLDLKVTLDNANNLLLSGTTFSSNFPMVGNSFQSTYGQAGDIFLAKINMLGQPIFTTYLGGQRVETILRITTDTNGNIYLLGESNSPNFPLRNAFQSVQRGDKTLVVAKFATDGSLIFSTYLGGQLMQEVGNFTVDSLGNTYVIGRTKSIDFPTRNAFQAMSGGGFGAFFDVFVTKFGANGDVVYSTYLGGSQDENNQSLGFSFVDPSGQVYLVGTTASADFPTRNALQTSLSGATDIYITSFDAQGRAISSSYFGGNGMDRETNVVITNTGIIYLTGVTESTNFPTLNGAQSSFGGGGQDGFFAVINP; encoded by the coding sequence ATGTATTGCCTAAAAAAATTATGGACTTACTTAAAATTATCTATCTCTTTAATGGTTATTTTTTCTCTTAACCTTCCTATTTTACCTAGTCAAATTCCTTTAAAGTTTAGTTCTGAAGCTAGCACTGTTGCTGCTAGCAAAAATAATGCAGATATAGACAAAACTGTTTATTTTGAAGCCATTAACAATAATCAATTTATTGCTAAAACCAAGGCTTATCAGGCAGAAATAACTGCTAATAAAATTAATCTTTTGCTAAATAGTCAAGGAAATCCTAACAAACAAATCCAAATTAATTTCATCAACTCTAATGCTCAAAGTGAGCTAGTAGCAGAAAATCCGCTTGTAGGAAAAAGTAATTATTTTATTGGAAATGATGAAAAAAATTGGCAGACCCAAGTTAAACACTACAAACAAATCCAAGCAAAATCAGTCTATCCTGGTATTGACTTAAATTATTATGGAAACAATGGACAGCTAGAATATGATTTTCTAGTTTCTTCAAAAACCAACCCTCAACAAATTAAACTTAGCTATAACGGAATAGAAAAATTAGCTTTAGCTGATAATGGAGACTTGATTTTAACAGTAGCTAATGAAACTATCCGCCAGCATAAACCTATTGTTTATCAAGTAATTAACAATAATAAACAATTTGTTGATTGTAGCTATTTAATTACTGATAACACGGTTAGTTTTAATTTAGCTAAATATGACCCAAATCATACCCTAGTAATTGATCCTGTTATTAGTTATGCAACTTATATTGGTGGCGATGGACAAGACGCTATTAACCTAAATTTTACAGACTCAGCCGGCAATTTTTATCTTGTTGGTAGTAGTCGTTCTAGCAATTTTCCCCTAGTCAACCCTGTTCAAAACCGTTTCAAAGGTTCAGGAGAGCTAACAATAGTAAAACTTAATCCTAACGGACAAATACTATACTCAACTTACGTAGGTGGTAAAAATGAGGAGCGACCATTAAGAATGGTGGTTGATAACAGTGGAAATATCTATGTAATAGGTGCAACCAACTCCCGTGATTTACCGCTAAAAAATGCTCTCCAAGAGGTTTATACTAAAACCCGGTTAGAGACATTTTTTGTTATTAAACTAGATGCTAATGGTGGACTTGTTTATTCAACTTATCTTGGTGGTGGCGGAGAAGTACTAGATCCTTTTAGATTTGTAGTAGATGACAATGGTAATTTTATTATGTTAGGAACTACAAATTTTAGAGAATTTAAGCTCTTAAATGCTTTCCAAACTTTATATGGTAATCGTGATGGTGTTGCCACTAATGTTTCAGACCTTTTTCTTACTAAGCTAAATTCTAATGGCAGTGCTATTTTTTCAACTTACCTTGGTGGTATTGGTAATGAAGAAATAGCTGGTTTAAGCTTAGATCCATTAGGTAATATCTACGTAGCAGGAACAACTGAAAGCAAAACTTTTCCAAAACGAAATGCAAGACAAAAGAAATTTGCTGGTGGGACAGATGGCTTTATCACAAAGTTTAATCCTCGTGGAGAAGTTATTTACTCCACTTTCCTTGGTGGTAGCGGGTTTGATGACATCCGTAACTTTGTTGTAGACACAACTGGCAATATTACTTTAGTAGGAAAAACTGGCTCACCTAACTTCCCAATTCAAAGTGCTTTTCAATCAACACTTGGTGGCAATGATGATGTATTTATCACTAAGCTAAGTGATCAGGGAGCCATTATCTTTTCAACTTATTTTGGTGGTAATGATAGGGAATTAACTTCTAATTTAGACTTAAAAGTAACTTTAGATAATGCCAATAATTTACTACTTTCTGGAACAACTTTTTCTAGTAATTTTCCTATGGTAGGAAATAGCTTCCAATCAACCTACGGCCAAGCAGGAGATATTTTTCTAGCAAAAATAAATATGCTTGGACAGCCTATTTTTACAACTTATCTTGGTGGTCAAAGAGTAGAAACTATACTGCGTATTACAACTGATACAAATGGAAATATTTATTTGTTAGGCGAAAGTAATTCACCTAATTTTCCACTGAGAAACGCTTTTCAATCTGTCCAACGTGGAGATAAAACTTTAGTAGTAGCTAAATTTGCTACTGATGGCAGTTTAATCTTTTCTACTTATTTAGGTGGGCAATTAATGCAAGAAGTTGGTAATTTTACAGTTGATTCATTAGGTAATACTTACGTAATAGGTCGAACTAAATCAATAGATTTTCCAACTCGCAATGCGTTTCAAGCAATGTCTGGAGGCGGATTTGGAGCATTTTTTGATGTATTTGTTACTAAGTTTGGAGCCAATGGAGATGTAGTTTATTCTACTTATTTAGGTGGTAGCCAAGATGAAAACAACCAAAGTTTAGGGTTTTCTTTTGTAGATCCTAGCGGTCAAGTTTACCTAGTTGGTACAACGGCTTCTGCTGATTTTCCAACCCGTAATGCTCTACAAACTAGTTTATCTGGAGCAACAGACATTTATATTACTAGTTTTGATGCTCAAGGTCGTGCGATCTCCTCTAGTTATTTTGGCGGCAATGGAATGGACAGAGAAACCAATGTTGTTATAACAAATACAGGAATAATTTATTTGACTGGAGTTACCGAATCTACTAACTTTCCTACTTTAAACGGCGCACAAAGTTCTTTTGGTGGTGGCGGTCAAGATGGATTTTTTGCTGTAATTAACCCTTAA